In Leuconostoc kimchii IMSNU 11154, one genomic interval encodes:
- a CDS encoding potassium channel family protein, with amino-acid sequence MRQTYAIIGLGRFGGALLETLIANGQDVLGIDINEEHVNDYRDIATQVVIADAQEDDVLRKLDIASFDHVVIAIGHNMQASILATINAKDLGAKNVIAKAENRTHLRVLTKIGADLVVQPEREMGERIGRKLLAPNMLNFIELSDDYSMAEVQIVNPAFAGKTISELNIHKKFGLNVIAVRHDGEVIVAPDSKYEIHNKDILSVVGPKDMVDDFDQMTNK; translated from the coding sequence ATGCGTCAAACATATGCTATCATTGGCCTCGGTCGTTTTGGTGGGGCACTACTTGAAACCCTTATTGCAAATGGTCAAGACGTGCTTGGCATTGACATCAACGAGGAACATGTTAACGATTATCGTGATATTGCAACGCAAGTTGTCATTGCTGATGCACAAGAAGATGACGTTTTAAGAAAATTAGATATTGCCAGTTTTGATCATGTTGTGATTGCCATCGGACATAACATGCAAGCAAGCATTTTAGCAACCATCAACGCGAAAGACCTCGGCGCTAAGAATGTCATTGCCAAAGCCGAAAATCGCACCCACTTACGCGTTCTCACAAAAATTGGAGCCGACCTAGTTGTTCAACCTGAGCGTGAAATGGGGGAACGTATCGGACGTAAATTATTAGCGCCAAACATGCTCAATTTTATTGAACTGTCCGATGATTATTCCATGGCAGAAGTGCAAATTGTCAATCCGGCTTTTGCTGGGAAAACGATTTCGGAACTTAATATTCACAAAAAATTCGGACTAAACGTCATTGCCGTACGTCATGACGGCGAGGTGATCGTCGCACCTGATTCCAAATATGAAATACACAACAAAGACATCTTATCTGTCGTTGGTCCAAAAGACATGGTCGATGACTTTGATCAAATGACCAATAAATAA
- a CDS encoding MFS transporter: protein MSKTGKILGFSGLIIAMFMGTLDSTIVNIALPKLMTEFNTNLSGASWVATIYALALAVFMISATKLADKFGRKKIMLLGLAFFTLFSAACMYANSLSMLLVFRFFQGIGGAIITPLVLPIGINLLGKHNISKIAAVVGEFTALSAASGPAAGGMILEYTSWHWIFGLNVPIGVIAFLLVLIFTRESYDDTLVGKFDILGMLMLTLILGGLTFGLLEGREYGWTSTLILSSFGAGIVGLILFIFVELKVSSPIVEFNLFREKTFTASSIVYLITGFALVVPSVIFNYYLQNVLNYTALHAALTIIPVSLAIVVAMPLGTRLADKIGAHPVNFVGILLISASFLTLSLITTDTSRTVMIVFLIISGAGFGFSTVSYVSSVKHLPQAKTGTGSGIANSARQIGMCLGIAVLVTILNANVATAKNDIRDTAIAVVNSKNISDHTRHVATTEIKTLFSKDDSKNTDYAAKQKQLTHKLKTAASDQSHLPIPAADTDYRKLYDATQKLSAGTNQLTEALQKTRHLTASNAQVTTLIGSLINGSTTLEQGQNKTATAVQLLAQKDELQDALNQIKTQKNTQMSQAFSKTYLICALLLVICSPIALFSDRRVTD from the coding sequence ATGAGTAAAACAGGAAAAATATTAGGTTTTTCAGGTCTGATCATAGCCATGTTTATGGGCACGCTTGATAGCACAATTGTTAACATCGCCTTACCTAAACTGATGACCGAATTTAACACTAATTTATCTGGTGCGAGTTGGGTGGCAACAATTTATGCCTTAGCACTGGCGGTATTTATGATTTCGGCAACTAAACTCGCTGACAAATTTGGCCGTAAAAAGATCATGTTATTAGGATTGGCTTTCTTTACTTTATTTTCTGCAGCTTGTATGTACGCCAACTCGTTATCCATGTTACTCGTGTTTAGATTTTTCCAAGGCATTGGCGGGGCAATTATCACACCACTTGTGCTACCCATAGGAATTAATCTTTTGGGAAAACACAACATATCTAAGATTGCTGCCGTTGTTGGTGAGTTTACGGCCCTATCTGCTGCTAGTGGGCCTGCTGCCGGTGGTATGATTCTTGAATACACCTCATGGCATTGGATTTTTGGTTTAAATGTGCCAATTGGTGTGATTGCTTTCTTACTTGTACTCATCTTTACAAGGGAATCTTATGATGACACCTTAGTCGGCAAATTCGACATACTGGGTATGCTCATGTTAACACTGATCTTAGGTGGTTTGACATTTGGTCTATTAGAGGGCAGAGAATACGGCTGGACTTCAACCCTAATCTTATCAAGTTTTGGTGCCGGTATCGTTGGTCTCATCTTATTTATCTTTGTTGAACTCAAAGTGTCGTCCCCTATCGTTGAATTCAATCTATTCCGTGAGAAAACATTCACTGCCTCAAGCATTGTCTATTTGATCACTGGTTTTGCTTTGGTTGTCCCAAGTGTGATTTTTAATTATTATTTGCAAAACGTTTTAAACTATACTGCGCTGCATGCCGCATTAACAATTATCCCAGTATCTCTGGCAATCGTTGTCGCCATGCCATTAGGTACACGATTAGCCGATAAAATTGGTGCTCATCCGGTTAATTTTGTTGGTATACTGCTCATATCAGCGAGCTTTCTGACGCTATCATTAATCACCACAGATACTTCTCGAACAGTAATGATCGTATTCTTGATTATTAGTGGTGCCGGATTTGGTTTTTCCACTGTATCTTACGTATCCTCAGTTAAGCATTTACCACAAGCAAAAACCGGTACAGGATCTGGCATTGCTAATTCTGCACGTCAAATTGGTATGTGTTTAGGGATTGCCGTATTGGTGACCATACTCAATGCCAATGTTGCGACAGCTAAAAATGATATACGCGACACCGCGATTGCAGTTGTTAACAGCAAAAACATTTCTGACCATACGCGTCATGTCGCAACGACCGAAATTAAGACCCTCTTTTCAAAAGATGACAGTAAAAACACGGATTATGCGGCGAAACAAAAACAGCTCACGCATAAACTTAAAACGGCTGCTTCAGATCAAAGTCATCTTCCTATCCCTGCAGCAGATACAGATTATAGAAAGCTCTACGACGCCACACAAAAACTAAGTGCAGGTACAAATCAATTAACCGAAGCACTTCAAAAAACGCGTCATTTGACAGCTTCAAATGCACAAGTAACAACACTCATTGGCTCGCTCATAAATGGTAGCACCACGCTTGAACAGGGTCAAAACAAAACGGCAACCGCAGTTCAACTTTTAGCACAGAAAGATGAATTGCAAGACGCATTAAATCAAATTAAAACACAAAAAAATACACAAATGAGCCAAGCCTTTAGTAAGACCTATCTCATTTGTGCCCTGCTGTTAGTAATTTGTTCGCCTATTGCTTTATTTTCAGATAGGCGTGTGACGGATTAA
- a CDS encoding D-ribose ABC transporter substrate-binding protein produces MTKKIIGSIVVVAVLVYGIFFVTSGRPVFSISNPFQSNTTVQHKKPNELTIGVSLSTLNNPFFISIKDGVNEIAKASGSKVQVYDGQNNTNKQSNDVEDLIQKKVDVLIINPVDSSAITPEVKSANEAGIPVIAIDRSSDGGKVLSLVASDSRAGGKMAADFMIKTLGQNAKIAELQGTPGASATRERGAGFDQTAKGHLDIVTKQSANFDRTAGLNTSENIAQAHPNIKGLFSQNDEMALGAVQALKSNPDIVIVGFDGSEDGMTAVKKGQMAATVAQKPKEMGKLAVRAAYDHFQGKSVSKNIKSPLELVVADKYK; encoded by the coding sequence ATGACTAAAAAGATTATTGGTAGTATTGTCGTCGTTGCAGTATTAGTTTACGGCATTTTCTTTGTCACGTCAGGACGGCCAGTTTTTTCGATTAGCAATCCTTTCCAAAGCAATACCACAGTGCAACATAAGAAACCAAATGAGTTGACCATTGGTGTGTCACTCTCAACCCTAAATAACCCGTTTTTCATTTCAATAAAGGATGGCGTTAATGAAATCGCCAAAGCATCAGGGTCAAAAGTACAGGTTTACGATGGTCAAAATAATACAAACAAGCAAAGCAATGATGTTGAAGATTTGATTCAAAAAAAGGTCGATGTCTTGATTATTAATCCCGTGGATTCTTCTGCAATTACACCAGAAGTGAAGTCTGCTAATGAGGCAGGGATTCCCGTTATTGCTATAGATCGTTCATCTGACGGTGGTAAAGTACTCAGCCTTGTGGCATCAGATTCACGAGCAGGTGGTAAAATGGCAGCAGACTTTATGATCAAAACATTGGGTCAAAATGCCAAGATTGCTGAGTTACAAGGGACACCAGGTGCTTCTGCAACACGTGAACGTGGTGCTGGATTTGATCAGACAGCAAAGGGACACTTGGATATTGTGACTAAGCAATCGGCAAACTTTGATCGTACAGCAGGGCTAAATACGTCTGAAAATATTGCGCAAGCACATCCAAATATCAAAGGACTATTTTCACAAAATGATGAAATGGCTTTGGGTGCGGTCCAAGCGTTAAAGAGCAACCCTGATATTGTTATTGTTGGTTTTGACGGGTCAGAAGACGGTATGACCGCTGTTAAAAAGGGTCAAATGGCAGCAACTGTTGCTCAAAAGCCAAAGGAAATGGGGAAATTAGCGGTTCGGGCAGCATACGATCACTTCCAAGGTAAATCAGTATCCAAAAATATCAAATCGCCACTAGAATTAGTTGTAGCTGACAAATATAAGTAG
- a CDS encoding Rrf2 family transcriptional regulator, with protein sequence MGLSYKLSDAIHILAYIEILKKQDLSSKSIAASIGANASVVRNLMLDLRSANLLTTHQGVATPQLAKSPDDISIYDVYCAISMPHNLLNIDPKTNPNCLVGGHIQETLNHFYSDIESAAYDQMKTISLAHVIQDILK encoded by the coding sequence ATGGGACTTTCATATAAATTAAGCGACGCAATACACATTTTAGCTTACATTGAAATATTGAAAAAACAGGATTTATCCAGTAAATCGATTGCAGCTAGCATTGGTGCAAACGCCAGTGTTGTACGTAATTTAATGCTTGATCTCCGATCGGCCAATCTACTCACAACGCATCAAGGTGTCGCTACACCACAATTAGCAAAATCACCGGATGATATTAGCATCTATGATGTTTATTGCGCGATTAGCATGCCACATAATCTACTCAATATTGATCCCAAAACAAACCCAAACTGTTTAGTTGGTGGCCATATTCAAGAAACATTAAATCACTTTTATAGTGATATTGAATCCGCTGCGTATGACCAAATGAAAACCATCTCACTAGCTCACGTTATTCAAGATATTCTAAAATAA
- the dld gene encoding D-lactate dehydrogenase has protein sequence MSTVQELTDIVGHNHIITSAAKSLRYRKGYRSGRGDALAVVLPGSLMELWQVLKVLHAHNIIIIMQASNTSLTEGSIPAPGYDRECVVVNGSRIKGVQLINKGQEALAFPGTTLFKLENALKAINREPHSVIGSSNLGASVIGGINNNSGGALIQRGPAYTELSLFAQIDANDELHLVNHLGIDLGNTPEEMINNLENRNFDIDHVKKDDKRVGHNRDYEARVRNIGSHTPTRYNADPNELYEVSGSSGKLAAFAVRLDTFPKEGASQVFYIGTNEPAVLEKLRRHILSEFKNLPVSGEYMHKEAYDLAKKYGKDSLLVIDTIGTNMLPYLFSLKSTAERILGHIPTFKPYFPDRMLQHVGQIFPNQLPKRVEEYNEKYEHYLQLKMVGEGIDEARQYLKEFFKTESGDYLECTPSEADRAATHRYVTAGVAIRYQEVFQNKKLDILPLDIALPRNEFDWFEHLPKEIEDKIEHKLYYGHFLDHVMHQDYILKPGVDPHELKLEMLKLLDKRGAIYPAEHNVGHLYHAASTLVSHYKRNDPTNSFNPGIGLTTMEKYWGNY, from the coding sequence ATGAGTACTGTTCAAGAATTGACCGACATTGTGGGTCATAATCACATCATCACCTCAGCTGCAAAATCATTACGTTATCGTAAGGGTTATCGCAGTGGTCGCGGGGATGCATTAGCAGTTGTGTTGCCAGGCAGCTTAATGGAGTTGTGGCAAGTATTGAAAGTGCTTCACGCCCATAATATTATCATTATTATGCAGGCATCTAACACGAGTTTAACAGAAGGGTCAATTCCAGCACCAGGATATGATCGAGAATGTGTGGTGGTCAATGGTAGCAGAATTAAAGGTGTTCAATTGATCAATAAAGGTCAAGAGGCACTTGCATTCCCAGGAACCACACTATTTAAATTGGAAAACGCACTGAAAGCCATTAATCGTGAACCACATTCTGTGATTGGTTCTTCGAATTTAGGTGCATCCGTTATTGGTGGTATTAACAATAATTCAGGTGGTGCTTTGATCCAACGTGGGCCAGCATACACAGAATTATCATTATTTGCGCAAATTGATGCCAATGATGAACTACACTTGGTCAATCATCTCGGAATTGATTTGGGTAATACACCAGAAGAGATGATTAATAACCTCGAAAATCGCAATTTTGATATTGATCATGTTAAAAAAGATGATAAGCGTGTCGGTCATAACCGTGACTATGAGGCGCGAGTTCGTAATATTGGATCACATACCCCAACACGTTATAACGCTGATCCCAACGAATTATATGAAGTATCGGGTTCGTCAGGTAAATTAGCTGCGTTTGCTGTTCGTCTAGATACATTTCCAAAAGAAGGTGCCTCACAGGTATTTTACATTGGTACAAACGAGCCAGCGGTGTTGGAAAAATTGCGACGTCATATCCTATCTGAATTTAAGAATTTACCCGTATCTGGGGAATATATGCACAAAGAAGCCTATGATTTAGCTAAAAAATATGGCAAAGATTCATTGCTTGTGATTGATACAATAGGGACAAATATGTTGCCATACTTGTTTAGTTTGAAATCAACAGCTGAACGCATACTAGGGCATATTCCGACGTTTAAGCCATACTTTCCTGACCGTATGTTACAACATGTTGGTCAAATATTTCCTAATCAGTTACCAAAACGTGTTGAGGAATATAATGAGAAGTATGAACATTATCTACAGTTGAAAATGGTTGGTGAAGGTATTGATGAAGCACGTCAATACTTAAAAGAATTTTTCAAAACGGAATCAGGCGATTACTTGGAGTGCACACCTTCAGAGGCAGACAGGGCAGCTACGCATCGTTATGTCACAGCTGGTGTCGCCATTAGGTATCAAGAAGTTTTCCAAAATAAGAAGTTGGATATTTTACCATTAGATATTGCTTTACCTCGCAATGAGTTTGATTGGTTTGAACACTTGCCAAAGGAAATTGAAGATAAAATTGAACACAAGCTATATTATGGTCATTTTCTTGATCACGTCATGCACCAAGATTATATTTTGAAGCCGGGTGTTGATCCACATGAACTTAAATTAGAAATGTTGAAGTTACTTGACAAACGTGGGGCGATTTATCCCGCTGAACATAACGTTGGGCACTTGTACCATGCTGCTTCAACGTTAGTGAGCCACTACAAGCGTAATGATCCAACAAACAGTTTCAATCCTGGTATTGGTTTAACGACTATGGAAAAATACTGGGGTAATTATTAA
- a CDS encoding TetR/AcrR family transcriptional regulator has translation MNRSVSNKRSETKKAAILIGAQKVFSEKGFLNVTMQDIIDACGISRGGIYLYFHTTDDIFFETITQRSVRQFDDIRKAVINEPLFDDLLSAYLSEHKTRLINHIQGAPSLLRAMYEYSFTHHDARDNHLKQKQMNATKATVRSILDLGVKQHKITNHSTKKLADSFMLLIEGMSIMALTGTLKEQQIDDQFQMFIHQLT, from the coding sequence ATGAATAGAAGTGTTTCCAACAAACGAAGTGAAACAAAAAAAGCGGCGATTTTAATTGGCGCTCAAAAAGTTTTTTCAGAAAAAGGCTTTCTGAATGTGACCATGCAAGATATTATTGATGCCTGCGGCATTAGTCGTGGTGGTATTTATCTATATTTTCATACAACTGATGATATTTTTTTTGAAACGATAACACAGCGTTCTGTGCGCCAATTTGATGATATTCGTAAAGCTGTTATCAATGAACCACTTTTCGATGACCTACTCAGCGCCTACCTCAGTGAACATAAAACTCGACTAATCAATCATATACAGGGTGCCCCATCGCTACTCCGCGCCATGTATGAGTATTCTTTTACTCATCATGATGCTCGTGATAACCATTTAAAACAAAAACAAATGAATGCCACAAAAGCGACAGTGAGATCTATTTTAGATCTTGGTGTCAAACAACATAAAATAACGAATCACAGTACAAAAAAACTTGCTGATAGTTTCATGCTGCTCATTGAAGGTATGAGTATCATGGCATTGACTGGTACACTAAAAGAGCAACAAATTGACGATCAATTTCAAATGTTTATACATCAACTCACTTGA
- a CDS encoding MFS transporter produces the protein MKENTSLKTTLNIVAIALVAFSGIMAETAMNVTFPALSHEFHTNLNAIQWVTTAYLLAVTIMITTSSYLIKRYSSRHLWLASIVFFVIGTLICGLSSNLTFLILGRVLEGIAAGIAMPLVFNIVVATVPAAKIGAWMGIASMIISLAPSFGPTYGGALADTFGWRSIFFILLIAPTISLILGWKTVFAIERHEVQGSFDVLAFLSLAIFLTSSLLLVNKLESGKVDWSWLMIAVITLILFVLRGTTSKANFINLKLFTHPKFIALLIPIAVYMFILLGLNLIIPTYLQYFLHVSSFWAGFSLLPGALIGALLAPMFGRLYDLKGAKLPLYLGNAIFTVIIIMMTLWIPRLSLPLIITLYILFIIGRNMAYTSAQTAVIVDEDPLEKADAMAIVQTLQMFMGALGTTVGALLQAKYGAVNGLQHFSWLSVVLAILIFGLFAVYFSRKLQVKRV, from the coding sequence ATGAAAGAAAACACATCGTTAAAAACAACTTTAAATATTGTGGCAATAGCTCTAGTGGCATTTTCAGGAATCATGGCGGAAACAGCAATGAATGTGACGTTTCCAGCTTTGTCGCATGAATTTCATACTAATCTGAATGCTATTCAGTGGGTGACCACTGCTTATCTACTTGCTGTGACGATCATGATAACAACCAGTTCGTATCTTATTAAACGCTATAGCAGCCGTCATCTTTGGCTTGCCAGTATTGTTTTCTTCGTAATTGGGACATTAATCTGTGGGCTGTCATCCAATTTGACGTTCTTAATTTTAGGGCGCGTATTAGAAGGTATTGCTGCTGGTATTGCCATGCCATTAGTCTTTAATATTGTTGTGGCAACAGTACCAGCTGCTAAAATTGGCGCTTGGATGGGCATCGCCTCGATGATAATTAGCTTAGCCCCTTCATTCGGACCAACATATGGTGGTGCTTTGGCTGATACATTTGGCTGGCGATCAATCTTTTTTATTTTACTCATTGCGCCAACAATATCTTTGATTTTAGGTTGGAAAACAGTTTTTGCAATAGAGCGGCATGAAGTACAAGGCTCATTTGATGTGTTAGCCTTTTTATCATTAGCCATATTTTTAACAAGTTCGTTACTGTTAGTCAATAAACTAGAAAGTGGCAAGGTTGATTGGTCATGGCTCATGATAGCAGTCATCACACTCATTCTGTTTGTACTGCGGGGGACCACTTCCAAGGCTAATTTTATAAATCTCAAGTTATTTACACATCCAAAATTCATCGCATTATTGATACCTATTGCCGTCTACATGTTCATTCTACTTGGCTTAAATCTCATTATCCCAACTTATTTGCAGTATTTTTTACATGTTTCCAGTTTTTGGGCAGGATTTTCCTTATTACCAGGTGCACTAATTGGTGCACTCTTGGCACCAATGTTTGGTCGATTATACGATTTAAAGGGTGCTAAATTGCCTCTGTACTTGGGAAATGCTATTTTTACAGTAATCATCATTATGATGACGCTCTGGATTCCGAGATTATCGCTACCGCTCATTATTACCCTTTATATTCTGTTTATTATTGGTCGCAACATGGCATATACAAGCGCACAAACTGCTGTTATTGTAGATGAAGATCCACTTGAAAAAGCTGATGCCATGGCTATTGTACAAACCTTACAAATGTTTATGGGTGCACTTGGTACAACTGTAGGTGCGCTATTACAAGCAAAGTATGGTGCTGTTAATGGTTTGCAGCATTTTTCTTGGTTATCAGTGGTTTTGGCCATACTGATTTTTGGATTGTTTGCTGTTTACTTTTCTAGAAAACTTCAAGTTAAGCGCGTTTAA
- a CDS encoding TrkH family potassium uptake protein: MSRKIELPTEAEMKKFHNQSQRRTFLSRLSMPQRLTLGFLSVITVGALLLMLPFSYNGDMGHSFMDALFTATSAASVTGLTVVNTATHWTTFGQIVIMCLIEIGALGFMSFSVLLFTATRKKMNLRDKMMVQEVYSLESLYDTRAVFGYVIKLSVIIQMAGAILLTPFFIHDFGIKRGLFYAVFHAVSAFGNAGFSILPAGDMAYANQPWILLIIAALIIAGSLGFLVWRDVLLYHHSHKLTLHSKLALMMTGALIVGGWLLFELTESNLAIASHLSGFNRVANTLFMSISYRTAGFSQFSFNQMAPATILLTIMMMYIGGTPGSTAGGIKTTTLGVLLLKTHAALRGKKDVTFAHRRLTNENISRSLLLIFVSLLFLGVLSFLLMLTQGTDSKYGLEYIIFEVVSAFATAGLTLGLTPHLNVFGQCVIMLTMFIGRVGVYTVMFSILNVHADHAPYQYPEETVIIG; encoded by the coding sequence ATGTCACGGAAAATAGAACTCCCAACAGAAGCAGAGATGAAAAAATTTCATAACCAATCTCAACGCCGTACATTTCTGTCCCGACTCTCTATGCCACAACGTTTGACGTTAGGTTTTTTATCCGTCATTACGGTTGGCGCATTATTACTCATGCTTCCTTTTAGCTATAATGGCGATATGGGACATTCATTCATGGATGCCCTATTTACAGCGACTTCAGCAGCCTCTGTTACTGGTTTGACAGTTGTTAATACGGCAACACATTGGACAACTTTTGGACAAATTGTGATCATGTGCTTGATTGAAATTGGTGCCTTGGGATTCATGTCATTTTCGGTGTTACTTTTTACAGCAACACGCAAAAAAATGAATCTGCGCGATAAAATGATGGTACAAGAAGTCTACAGTTTAGAAAGTCTTTACGACACACGTGCTGTCTTTGGTTACGTCATCAAACTGTCGGTTATCATTCAGATGGCAGGTGCTATCTTACTAACGCCATTTTTCATTCATGATTTTGGTATCAAACGTGGCCTATTCTATGCTGTTTTTCACGCTGTTTCTGCTTTTGGTAATGCTGGTTTTTCCATACTGCCAGCTGGTGATATGGCTTATGCCAATCAGCCTTGGATTTTATTAATCATTGCTGCTTTGATTATTGCTGGCTCCTTAGGATTTCTAGTCTGGCGTGATGTCCTACTGTATCATCATTCCCATAAATTGACCTTACATTCAAAGCTCGCGCTTATGATGACTGGGGCACTCATTGTTGGCGGTTGGTTATTGTTTGAATTAACTGAAAGTAATTTAGCAATTGCATCACATTTATCTGGCTTTAATCGCGTTGCCAACACTTTATTTATGTCAATCTCTTATCGAACAGCCGGTTTTTCACAATTCAGTTTCAACCAAATGGCTCCAGCTACAATTCTATTAACCATTATGATGATGTATATCGGCGGTACACCTGGTTCAACGGCTGGTGGCATCAAAACAACGACATTAGGCGTTTTGCTACTCAAAACACATGCTGCATTACGTGGTAAAAAAGATGTTACTTTTGCACATCGTCGACTAACCAACGAAAACATCTCACGATCACTTTTGTTAATATTTGTCTCCTTACTTTTCTTAGGCGTTCTATCATTCTTACTCATGCTCACACAAGGCACTGATTCCAAATACGGGCTAGAATATATCATTTTTGAAGTTGTTAGCGCCTTCGCAACAGCTGGATTGACACTTGGGCTCACACCACACTTAAATGTTTTTGGACAATGTGTTATCATGTTAACAATGTTCATTGGTCGTGTGGGTGTCTACACCGTGATGTTCTCAATTCTAAATGTACACGCCGATCACGCACCTTATCAATACCCAGAAGAAACAGTTATTATCGGTTAA
- a CDS encoding folate family ECF transporter S component encodes MNLSIQKVTGVAMLIAINIILGKISVGPAFAAVNFGFIALVLAGYLYGVKLTMLAAVLANLLTFTIMGSGAFSFWFVIPAALAGATYGLLYQPSLLRIFIVNIVVVVGISFLLNTSLIGYVYHLNYEILLTTRIFKMIASLIVQTIVTYVLLKHTAIINLKKQR; translated from the coding sequence ATGAATTTATCGATTCAAAAAGTAACAGGGGTTGCAATGTTAATTGCAATCAACATCATACTTGGAAAAATTAGTGTTGGGCCTGCATTTGCTGCTGTGAATTTTGGTTTTATCGCTTTAGTGTTAGCTGGCTACCTATATGGCGTCAAACTAACGATGTTGGCTGCCGTTTTAGCTAATTTGCTGACTTTTACGATTATGGGTAGTGGTGCGTTTTCATTTTGGTTTGTTATACCGGCGGCCTTGGCAGGAGCAACATATGGCTTATTGTATCAACCATCTTTACTTCGTATTTTTATTGTTAACATTGTTGTTGTCGTAGGTATTAGTTTTTTGTTGAACACGAGCTTAATTGGCTATGTTTACCATTTGAATTATGAAATACTATTAACAACAAGAATATTTAAAATGATTGCTAGCCTTATTGTGCAAACGATAGTTACTTATGTATTATTGAAACACACGGCTATTATTAACTTAAAAAAACAACGGTAG
- a CDS encoding NAD(P)H-binding protein, with amino-acid sequence MKYAITAATGHFGQLAYHYLQELVDVQDIVVIARNLEKAQELFAGADVRQADYDDTDAMTRALAGVDRVLFISSQPGGPVPRETQHQNVVDALVANNVSFVAYTSFIRADQSVSALASDHLATEKALSKSGLSHSLLRNNWYLENEMGFITSGANQHATSYWASGHAGWALEREYAEAAAKVLVNEAPKTVYEFSGSINDYESLGLALTQATGEKITVTKETRDDYITTLEKSGLSHDLAALFASFQSPIDEGSLNVSSNDLPDVLGRDLTPLPAALKEILARN; translated from the coding sequence ATGAAATATGCAATTACCGCTGCAACAGGTCACTTTGGCCAATTAGCTTACCATTATTTACAAGAATTAGTCGACGTTCAAGATATTGTCGTCATTGCTAGAAACTTAGAAAAGGCACAGGAATTATTTGCCGGTGCTGATGTCCGCCAAGCAGATTACGACGATACCGACGCAATGACACGCGCCCTAGCTGGTGTCGATCGCGTCTTGTTTATTTCCTCTCAACCAGGTGGCCCAGTACCACGTGAGACACAACATCAAAATGTCGTTGACGCTCTAGTAGCTAACAACGTATCCTTTGTTGCCTACACAAGTTTCATTCGAGCAGATCAGTCAGTTAGTGCCCTAGCAAGTGACCACTTAGCAACTGAAAAAGCATTATCAAAATCAGGTCTGTCACATTCACTACTCAGAAATAATTGGTACCTCGAAAATGAAATGGGCTTTATCACCTCAGGTGCTAACCAACATGCCACATCTTATTGGGCGTCTGGTCATGCCGGTTGGGCTTTAGAACGTGAGTATGCGGAAGCTGCTGCTAAAGTGCTTGTCAATGAGGCACCAAAAACTGTTTACGAATTTTCTGGATCAATCAATGATTATGAGTCATTGGGCTTAGCTTTAACGCAAGCGACAGGAGAAAAAATTACCGTAACAAAAGAAACACGAGATGACTATATTACCACATTGGAAAAAAGTGGTTTGTCTCATGACTTAGCAGCTTTGTTTGCCTCATTCCAATCACCAATTGACGAAGGCTCATTAAATGTGTCCTCAAATGACTTACCTGATGTTTTAGGTCGCGACTTAACACCACTACCTGCAGCGCTCAAAGAAATTCTAGCACGGAACTAA